A single region of the Anopheles ziemanni unplaced genomic scaffold, idAnoZiCoDA_A2_x.2 U_3, whole genome shotgun sequence genome encodes:
- the LOC131292770 gene encoding uncharacterized protein LOC131292770: protein MNTRSKVMHTPPPGSDNSDEAATEATVEQCASDHVTETTPQHVSPKPSTSSPGDRELAVLRAKMKLAYRQLMQLQPDITNNKLPPATARVHLRTLRELQGTHGRIMQHIIDLLPDDLEIDMDADDAFRKIHTTCTAILEAQLDETPTPSAAPVTSAAHHLSVPMPTFDGRYEEWPKFKAMFLDIMGRTPVSDAAKLHHLNKALTGKAAGIINAAMVSSNNYKSAWEVLEKRFANPRAIVDKHIAGLLQLKPVQRESASELRSLVETCKGHVDGLQFLEKNIDETSNLIITHILASCMDSSTRKAWELTLQHGEFPDLFRTFDYITRQCEVLESCAAGNTDKPSRPKPAPTKAFTSTVTPSPTATCVMCQDNHMLSKCADFIALSLPDKRDKLRSWKRCFNCFGAGHLNKRCPSKWTCRRCQQKHHTLLHDEGTSAASEIRHEQPTSAAEHRTATISLHTAIPSTVLLSTVMLYITDSAGKNHAARALLDSGAQSNFITGRLAQFLNLPRKSVSIPLSGIGGSQATNVKSSVRATIQSRCSSFSTSLEMLVLPKLSADVPAHRIHHSQWTIPATCVLADPTFHKPGGIDIILGAACFYELLKTGRNSLGEGMPSLQETAFGWVVSGTAQIAEQSLPVVCSVAVHTNELTTMMRKFFAIEDVGSLPSWSIEERACEDHYAATTSRDEAGRYVVRLPRKSDMIGKLGDSRTIALHRFLAIERRMQREPETKKAYVEFMAEYLRLGHMTKVAAAVDSRETFYLPHHPVFKADSTTTKCRVVFDASSKSSTGVSLNDTLMIGPTIQQDATSILMRFRTHQIALTGDVAKMYRQVWVHPSDRALQRILWRASPHDPIEEYELNTVTYGTASAPFLAVRSLQQTVLDHGRDFPIAAARFADFYVDDFVSGADSPEAAQTLQQQTEQLFAKGGFELRKWASNEEAVLHHVDQQSRASSPYPNDDDDGSLATLGIIWDTSADTLRFKVQAPDVIEDATKRKVLSTIGKIYDPVGFVDPVKAVAKQLLQRVWNLKHVNQQPWGWDAELPLQLRTEWLNFLEQMHYLHNISIPRVAIRSSVTTIQYHVFCDASEKGYGACCYIRSCDAQGHGTMELFASKTKVTPLNSKHSIARLELCAAQLASLLFDRVRAAVNPGSLAVFWTDSMTVVHWLRASPNSCKPYVANRVSQVQQLTEGCTWRHIAGVDNPADLASRGCLGKDLLSSTLWWQGPSWMSLPEDQWPPPLLATPDPSVQAEQRVAVVACAAIELPAHRIFTLFSSYSKLRRMTAYWVQYWNRCTKRRSYENPGLTTKDLTDAEEVLCRLAQRDHLQQEIKALQQNKPVPASSPLKWLHPQLGADGIIRVGGRLSNSSLAEDVKHPLVVPASHPFARLLMEHFHKQLLHAGPTLMLNTCRQRFWITSGRNLARKVFHQCHTCFRARPSSSATIMADLPAVRVTPAPPFSITGVDYCGPVFLKGGHRRAAPVKAYVAIFVCFTTRAVHIELVSNLTTEAFIAALRRFVSRRGLPLELHSDNATNFKGAANKLNELYKLLRTTEHQQSIQAWTLERKISWKFIPPRAPHFGGLWEAAVKTMKYHLVRVLGTTSLSYEDMSTLLDEIECCVNSRPITSMSDDPHDMTALTPGHFLVGTNLQLVPDHCLLYEAENRLNHWRHVQQLRQHFWNRWQKEYLQQLQARSKWTKEGTTTVTPGTLVIIKEDNVPSACWPLARVIEEHPGKDGKARVFTLRT from the coding sequence ATGAACACTCGCAGTAAAGTGATGCATACCCCGCCACCAGGGAGTGATAATTCAGACGAAGCGGCTACGGAAGCCACGGTGGAACAGTGCGCGAGTGACCACGTGACGGAAACAACCCCACAGCACGTGTCACCAAAACCGTCGACGTCATCGCCAGGTGATCGCGAGTTGGCCGTGTTGCGGGCCAAAATGAAGCTGGCATATCGTCAACTTATGCAGCTTCAGCCGGAcatcaccaacaacaaactCCCTCCGGCCACTGCGCGGGTGCACTTACGCACATTACGGGAACTTCAAGGCACCCACGGCAGGATTATGCAGCACATCATAGATCTCCTGCCAGATGACCTCGAAATCGACATGGACGCCGACGATGCCTTCCGGAAGATCCACACCACCTGCACAGCCATTCTGGAGGCACAGCTGGACGAAACACCAACACCGTCAGCAGCTCCGGTAACTTCGGCAGCGCATCACCTCAGTGTCCCGATGCCAACCTTTGACGGACGCTACGAAGAGTGGCCCAAATTCAAGGCCATGTTCCTCGACATCATGGGAAGGACACCTGTTTCGGATGCAGCAAAGTTACACCACCTGAACAAGGCACTCACCGGAAAGGCAGCAGGGATAATTAACGCAGCAATGGTGAGCAGCAACAACTACAAGAGTGCCTGGGAGGTGCTAGAAAAGCGGTTCGCGAACCCGAGAGCAATCGTCGACAAACACATTGCTGGGTTGCTCCAACTAAAACCCGTGCAACGCGAATCAGCCAGCGAACTTCGATCACTAGTAGAAACGTGTAAGGGTCACGTTGATGGGTTGCAGTTCTTAGAGAAGAACATTGATGAAACCAGCAACCTCATCATCACCCACATCCTCGCGTCGTGTATGGACTCCAGCACTCGTAAGGCATGGGAGCTTACATTGCAGCACGGCGAGTTTCCGGATTTGTTCCGTACGTTCGACTACATCACGCGACAATGTGAAGTGTTGGAGAGCTGCGCAGCAGGCAATACGGACAAACCATCTCGTCCAAAGCCGGCTCCTACTAAAGCGTTCACGTCGACCGTTACGCCGTCACCGACCGCAACATGTGTCATGTGCCAGGACAACCATATGCTCAGCAAGTGCGCGGATTTCATAGCACTGTCGCTACCAGACAAACGGGACAAGCTCCGAAGTtggaaacgttgtttcaactgtTTCGGAGCTGGTCATCTCAACAAAAGGTGCCCCTCGAAGTGGACGTGTCGCCGATGCCAGCAGAAACATCACACCTTGCTCCACGACGAAGGGACTAGTGCCGCCAGCGAGATCCGTCACGAACAGCCAACATCTGCAGCAGAACACCGTACAGCTACAATATCGCTTCACACGGCGATACCATCGACAGTGTTGCTGTCAACCGTCATGTTGTACATCACTGACAGCGCAGGGAAGAACCATGCTGCAAGGGCTCTCTTGGACAGTGGAGCACAGTCCAACTTCATTACGGGAAGGTTGGCGCAATTCTTAAACCTACCTCGGAAGTCGGTGAGCATTCCGCTGTCGGGGATTGGTGGCAGCCAAGCGACGAACGTAAAGTCATCAGTACGAGCCACCATCCAGTCACGCTGTTCATCATTTTCGACGTCGCTGGAGATGCTGGTACTGCCCAAGCTGTCAGCAGATGTGCCAGCCCATCGTATACACCACAGCCAGTGGACGATTCCAGCAACCTGCGTCTTGGCTGACCCAACATTCCACAAGCCTGGTGGAATCGATATCATCCTGGGTGCGGCGTGCTTCTACGAGCTTTTAAAAACCGGACGCAACTCACTTGGAGAAGGTATGCCGTCACTCCAAGAAACAGCATTTGGGTGGGTTGTAAGTGGCACAGCCCAGATAGCAGAGCAGTCGCTGCCAGTGGTGTGTTCAGTCGCCGTACACACCAACGAGCTGACTACGATGATGCGGAAATTCTTCGCAATAGAAGACGTAGGCAGTCTCCCTAGTTGGAGTATCGAGGAGAGAGCCTGTGAGGACCACTACGCGGCCACTACAAGCAGAGACGAAGCCGGCCGATATGTCGTCCGACTTCCGAGAAAGTCTGACATGATCGGGAAACTAGGTGACTCGCGGACGATCGCCCTCCATCGGTTTCTGGCTATCGAGAGACGTATGCAGCGAGaacccgaaacaaaaaaggcataCGTGGAGTTCATGGCCGAATACCTCCGCTTAGGCCACATGACAAAGGTGGCAGCAGCAGTTGATAGTCGGGAAACATTCTACCTCCCACACCATCCTGTTTTTAAGGCCGACAGCACCACCACGAAGTGTCGGGTTGTGTTCGACGCATCCAGCAAGTCATCGACAGGAGTGTCGTTGAATGATACGCTGATGATCGGACCAACAATTCAACAAGATGCTACATCGATCCTGATGCGATTCAGAACTCATCAAATTGCACTGACAGGAGATGTGGCAAAAATGTACCGCCAAGTATGGGTACATCCCAGCGATCGCGCCCTACAGCGCATTCTGTGGCGAGCTTCGCCCCATGATCCCATCGAAGAATATGAGCTGAATACTGTAACTTATGGCACCGCATCTGCACCATTCCTTGCGGTGAGATCTCTGCAACAAACAGTATTGGATCATGGAAGGGACTTTCCAATAGCAGCAGCTCGGTTCGCTGACTTTTACGTGGATGACTTTGTGTCTGGAGCTGATTCACCCGAGGCTGCTCAAACCTTGCAACAGCAAACCGAACAACTGTTTGCCAAAGGTGGATTTGAGCTGCGGAAATGGGCATCAAACGAGGAAGCGGTGTTGCATCATGTGGACCAACAAAGCCGAGCATCCAGCCCATATCccaacgatgatgacgacggaTCGTTGGCAACACTTGGAATAATATGGGATACGTCAGCGGACACTCTGCGCTTCAAAGTCCAAGCCCCGGATGTCATCGAAGATGCAACCAAACGCAAGGTATTGTCCACCATTGGGAAGATCTACGATCCGGTGGGGTTTGTTGACCCAGTGAAGGCGGTTGCCAAGCAACTTCTTCAACGGGTGTGGAATCTGAAACACGTCAACCAACAACCCTggggatgggatgctgaactTCCGCTGCAGCTACGAACGGAATGGCTCAACTTTCTTGAGCAAATGCATTACCTTCACAACATCAGCATTCCGCGAGTCGCCATTAGATCTTCAGTGACCACCATCCAATACCACGTCTTCTGCGATGCTTCGGAGAAAGGATATGGAGCATGCTGCTACATCCGTAGTTGCGATGCCCAGGGACATGGCACAATGGAGCTCTTCGCCTCAAAAACCAAGGTGACACCCCTCAATAGCAAGCACTCTATCGCTCGGCTTGAACTGTGCGCAGCTCAGTTGGCCAGCTTGCTATTCGACCGAGTAAGAGCTGCGGTAAACCCAGGCTCTCTGGCAGTCTTCTGGACAGACTCCATGACTGTGGTACATTGGCTGCGAGCATCACCGAACTCCTGTAAGCCATATGTTGCCAACCGGGTATCGCAGGTGCAACAATTAACAGAAGGTTGCACGTGGCGTCACATCGCAGGAGTCGACAACCCGGCTGACCTTGCTTCGAGAGGATGTTTGGGCAAAGATCTCCTCTCCAGTACGCTATGGTGGCAGGGTCCTTCCTGGATGAGCCTGCCAGAAGATCAATGGCCTCCACCACTGCTTGCGACACCAGATCCTTCAGTGCAAGCAGAGCAGCGAGTAGCAGTTGTGGCATGCGCTGCCATTGAGCTGCCAGCTCATCGCATCTTTACGCTTTTCTCATCGTACTCGAAGCTGAGACGGATGACGGCGTACTGGGTTCAGTATTGGAACCGATGCACCAAACGCCGGTCGTACGAGAACCCCGGCCTGACGACGAAGGACTTGACGGATGCAGAAGAAGTGCTGTGCCGCTTGGCTCAACGAGACCACCTGCAGCAAGAAATCAAGGCCttgcagcaaaacaaacccgTTCCTGCGTCGTCCCCGCTCAAATGGTTACATCCGCAACTGGGAGCTGACGGAATCATCCGAGTTGGAGGACGTTTATCCAACTCATCGCTAGCGGAGGATGTGAAGCATCCACTAGTTGTTCCGGCCAGCCATCCATTCGCTCGTCTGCTgatggaacattttcataaacagTTACTTCACGCGGGACCGACTCTGATGCTAAACACGTGCAGACAACGCTTCTGGATTACAAGTGGCCGAAATCTCGCCCGGAAGGTATTTCACCAGTGCCACACCTGCTTCCGCGCCCGACCATCATCGTCAGCAACTATCATGGCTGACCTGCCGGCTGTCCGAGTAACACCGGCCCCTCCTTTTTCGATCACCGGTGTTGACTACTGTGGTCCAGTGTTCCTGAAAGGTGGCCACCGACGGGCGGCGCCCGTGAAGGCATACGTCGCCATATTTGTATGCTTCACCACCCGTGCCGTACACATCGAGCTGGTGTCaaacctgacaacggaagcatTTATAGCAGCATTACGACGGTTTGTGTCTCGTCGTGGTTTGCCATTGGAGTTACACTCGGACAACGCGACGAACTTCAAGGGAGCAGCAAACAAGCTGAACGAGTTGTACAAGCTGTTGCGTACAACTGAACACCAGCAGAGCATTCAAGCTTGGACACTAGAACGCAAAATTTCATGGAAGTTCATCCCACCAAGAGCTCCTCACTTCGGTGGACTATGGGAAGCCGCCGTCAAAACCATGAAGTACCACCTAGTGCGCGTTTTAGGAACGACATCACTTTCGTATGAGGACATGTCTACGCTACTGGACGAGATAGAATGCTGTGTCAACTCCCGGCCTATAACATCGATGTCAGATGACCCACACGATATGACAGCCCTCACTCCTGGACATTTCCTGGTTGGAACGAACCTACAGCTTGTTCCGGACCACTGCTTGCTGTAcgaagccgaaaaccggttgaaCCACTGGCGTCATGTTCAACAACTTCGCCAGCACTTTTGGAACCGTTGGCAGAAGGAGTATTTACAACAACTGCAGGCGCGTTCTAAATGGACAAAGGAAGGTACAACCACAGTAACGCCAGGAACGTTAGTTATAATTAAGGAAGATAATGTGCCTTCGGCGTGTTGGCCATTAGCACGCGTAATCGAGGAGCATCCTGGAAAGGATGGCAAAGCGCGTGTCTTTACATTGCGTACAA